In Leptodactylus fuscus isolate aLepFus1 chromosome 2, aLepFus1.hap2, whole genome shotgun sequence, one genomic interval encodes:
- the PCF11 gene encoding pre-mRNA cleavage complex 2 protein Pcf11 isoform X2 gives MAADDAREDACRDYQSSLEDLTFNSKPHINMLTILAEENVQFARDIVTLIEAQIAKVDENTRKSLFKLRSTWDDLFPSKKLYTLDLRVNQHDPAWPVKPLPPNVNSPSIHVNPKFLNKSDEAPTSASPPPKSTSKTASKSTARAPPVSSEVPKPVLSQEQVIRQQLLLKQKQLLELQQKKLELELEQTKAQLASSSSSAPVPTKPQVLPEVPLLPPKAPLLPTPTHNEKERVSLPPPPGDKSAVPTRDPRLNRSSQHSTHTKDQGSKKEVKANQHSSEPKPAKPVAIEKVSSSTRQEKNKSSDKIPKKEPSHSDHKGKSKSPSPMKAKLPHTKDAKSTPSDTRDADTSKRDPRLRKHLRDKADDKPDEVKEKRRNVDKKEDHKSSEHRPSANRNKMANGMQKSDAGVNDSEKPATKPGRTPARKRSRSRSPKTRSPVLSPKRRDRRSPAKRRQRSLSPIPSLLKIGKVRQPVGKGSHTEEFPSSTREERSKRIPKIDPRDNRRPKKTSEERQQDPATQTSTRSNSEPKENVENWQESKSGKRWRQGWEDNKASQSGDHHQGNRTPHARHRDSWPNKGILSPRTPKQQAWLSADANLKIPKELTSASKGELLKKANDRLAMGEITQDEFLVVAHQIRQLFQYQEEKRRSGGWDSPTEDAKGSGRKKPLLSNAELNYYQHKAKLRRTQVPHFMEQGFMDIEDMDFDGRESELEELIQSRMSPGARPLQDDLVHDGLRRHDDRELSKGLREDQRSSYNEPFPLNRSRYNESEQTFTDDKTLIGKDNLQHVGLHEERRPLLETPALLPVSRDVPVGKAFEDPINVLNPRSDSPAKPCGIFDSTSGQRTDPLFENEMVDAPRYEKLPGQPANQPMQRFEGQNTINNPPINSQRMEVLQGQPLGPQRFEGPQGRHLGAQRYEGGPGQPGGPLRFEGVQQVGGSRFEGGLGPQRFDNGSGPQNFDGHQRFDGPQRFEGPQRFDGGLGPQRFDGPPRPLLQQRFDGPQCNPMRFEQPMRFDTVSGQPMGAVHFDGPHGPRFDNTLGPRFDGPPSQRFDGPPGPRFDGQQGPRFDGPPGARFDHGPGPQPLMRFDGPMGQNVPRFDNPQVHRFENQPPHMARYDIPGQPGQRFDGPPGHQTPPRFDGPMQMQPRFDGMMPQRFDGPNQQPRFDVPVVHPGPRFDNLNPQPIGQNVPPFGQNVPFEHQNAFPGQFQRPEQRFDMPQGPGFSGPSAPAVQGFPNQLPRPAGPYFDDKNPQGPGFGHFNMPVGNLQSNAQFPHLDGMAQPAPFTQEPLTSAQMPNAGGFAPNQPGSAFPNPENHLGQLDVNELFSKLLSTGILKLSQTESASSQATETSTQSTHEEEEDDPSEDPDIPDLTGFALEDLKQRYESVITRLYTGIQCYSCGMRFTKSQTDVYADHLDWHYRQNRTEKDVSRKITHRRWYYSLKDWIEFEEIADLEERAKSQFFEKVHEEVILKTQEAAKEKEFQSVPAGPAGADEICDICKEQFEQYWDEEEEEWHLKNAMRVNEKIFHPSCYEDYKNTSSFLDCSPSPSKTLLENPLNAMLRLVKEEVADTSDTAVRVKEEPDAEAASHCAETIPLLTEIKPEPDAPV, from the exons GTGGACGAGAACACTAGGAAAAGTCTGTTTAAATTGCGGTCCACATGGGATGACCTTTTTCCATCCAAAAAACTGTACACCCTTGACTTGCGGGTCAATCAACACGACCCGGCGTGGCCCGTCAAACCTTTACCTCCAAATGTGAACTCGCCCAGTATCCATGTGAACCCTAAATTCCTTAACAAA TCAGATGAAGCTCCTACAAGTGCATCCCCCCCACCAAAATCcacatcaaaaactgcatcaaaatccacagcTCGCGCCCCTCCTGTTAGTTCTGAGGTACCAAAGCCTGTGCTATCCCAGGAGCAGGTCATACGGCAGCAGCTGTTGTTGAAGCAGAAACAGTTGTtagaactgcagcaaaaaaagctagaACTGGAATTGGAACAGACAAAGGCACAACTG GCAAGCAGTTCAAGTTCTGCTCCAGTACCTACAAAGCCCCAGGTATTGCCTGAGGTTCCTCTCCTGCCTCCAAAGGCTCCATTGCTGCCTACCCCTACTCATAATGAAAAGGAAAGAGTATCGCTCCCTCCACCGCCAGGCGATAAGTCTGCAGTGCCAACCAGAGATCCTCGACTGAACAGAAGCAGTCAGCATTCAACACATACTAAGGATCAAGGATCTAAAAAAGAAGTCAAAGCAAACCAACATTCGTCTGAGCCTAAACCCGCAAAACCTGTCGCCATTGAGAAGGTAAGCTCCTCGACGAGACAAGAAAAGAACAAATCGAGTGATAAGATCCCTAAAAAGGAACCTTCACATTCAGACCATAAAGGTAAATCCAAGTCCCCTTCTCCCATGAAAGCCAAATTACCTCACACAAAGGATGCAAAGTCTACGCCTTCCGATACAAGAGACGCCGACACCAGTAAGCGAGATCCGAGGCTTCGCAAGCACCTGCGTGATAAAGCAGACGACAAGCCTGACGAAGTAAAGGAAAAAAGGCGAAACGTAGACAAAAAAGAGGATCACAAATCTTCAGAGCATCGTCCGTCTGCAAacaggaacaagatggctaaTGGGATGCAGAAAAGTGACGCCGGTGTGAACGACTCTGAAAAACCAGCTACAAAACCCGGCAGAACCCCTGCCCGAAAGCGATCTCGCTCCCGCTCCCCAAAGACTCGATCTCCAGTGCTGTCACCCAAAAGGAGAGATAGGAGATCACCGGCAAAGAGACGGCAAAGGAGCCTATCCCCAATTCCCTCACTACTAAAAATCGGCAAGGTGCGGCAGCCTGTTGGGAAAGGGTCTCATACAGAAGAGTTTCCATCAAGTACACGCGAAGAGAGGAGTAAAAGGATCCCCAAAATAGATCCTCGGGACAATAGGAGGCCAAAGAAAACCTCTGAAGAGAGACAGCAGGACCCGGCCACGCAGACCTCTACAAGGTCCAACTCCGAGCCCAAAGAAAATGTGGAGAACTGGCAGGAATCGAAATCTGGCAAAAGATGGAGACAGGGCTGGGAAGACAATAAAGC ATCACAAAGTGGAGATCACCATCAGGGGAACAGGACCCCACATGCCAGACATCGGGACAGCTGGCCCAACAAGGGCATCCTCTCACCGCGGACCCCAAAGCAACAGGCGTGGCTAAGTGCGGATGCCAATCTAAAGATTCCTAAGGAATTGACCAGCGCAAGCAAAGGAGAGTTACTGAAGAAG GCAAATGATCGACTGGCCATGGGGGAAATCACTCAGGACGAGTTCCTGGTTGTGGCTCATCAAATCCGACAACTTTTCCAATATCAAGAAGAGAAGCGGCGGTCCGGCGGATGGGACAGTCCCACAGAGGACGCCAAAGGCAGTGGGAGGAAGAAGCCGCTGCTTTCTAACGCAGAGTTAAATTATTACCAGCATAAAGCAAAGCTGAGGAGAACGCAGGTTCCGCACTTCATGGAACAAGGCTTTATGGATATAGAGGATATGGATTTCGATGGGCGAGAAAGCGAGCTGGAAGAATTAATTCAAAGCCGTATGTCGCCTGGAGCGAGGCCTCTCCAAGATGACCTAGTGCATGACGGCCTCAGGAGACACGATGACAGAGAGCTTTCTAAAG GCTTAAGAGAAGACCAGAGGTCGTCCTACAATGAACCATTCCCACTCAATAGGTCCAGATACAACGAATCCGAGCAGACTTTTACAGACGACAAAACACTAATCGGAAAAGACAACCTACAACATGTTGGCTTACACGAAGAGAGAAGACCTCTGCTTGAGACCCCTGCACTGTTACCTGTCAGCAGAGATGTCCCAGTTGGTAAAGCATTTGAAGATCCCATCAATGTGTTAAATCCAAGGTCGGATTCTCCTGCGAAACCCTGTGGAATATTTGACAGTACGTCAGGGCAGAGGACAGACCCGCTTTTTGAGAATGAAATGGTAGATGCCCCAAGATATGAGAAATTACCGGGGCAACCTGCAAACCAACCCATGCAGCGATTTGAAGGACAAAATACAATTAATAATCCACCGATCAACAGCCAAAGGATGGAAGTTCTACAAGGTCAGCCTTTAGGTCCTCAGAGATTTGAAGGACCCCAGGGCAGACATTTGGGAGCTCAAAGGTATGAGGGTGGCCCTGGTCAACCAGGAGGACCATTGCGATTTGAAGGCGTGCAGCAAGTGGGCGGGTCAAGATTTGAAGGCGGTTTAGGCCCACAAAGATTTGATAACGGATCTGGACCACAGAATTTCGACGGCCATCAAAGGTTCGATGGTCCGCAACGGTTTGAAGGGCCCCAGAGATTTGATGGTGGATTAGGACCTCAGAGATTCGATGGGCCTCCCAGACCTTTGCTGCAGCAGAGGTTCGATGGTccacaatgcaatcctatgaggTTTGAGCAACCAATGCGATTTGACACAGTCAGCGGGCAACCTATGGGTGCGGTGCACTTTGATGGGCCACACGGTCCAAGGTTTGACAACACTCTGGGCCCTAGATTTGATGGGCCACCTAGTCAAAGGTTCGATGGGCCTCCTGGTCCTAGATTTGATGGGCAGCAAGGTCCCAGATTTGACGGCCCTCCAGGTGCAAGGTTCGATCATGGACCTGGTCCCCAACCTTTAATGCGATTTGATGGACCAATGGGGCAGAACGTACCAAGATTTGATAACCCTCAAGTACATCGATTTGAGAACCAGCCACCTCACATGGCAAGATATGATATCCCTGGGCAGCCAGGTCAAAGATTTGATGGTCCTCCTGGACACCAGACTCCACCAAGATTTGATGGACCGATGCAAATGCAGCCACGCTTTGATGGAATGATGCCTCAACGGTTTGACGGTCCAAATCAGCAGCCCCGATTTGATGTGCCCGTGGTACACCCCGGTCCTCGCTTTGACAACCTAAATCCTCAACCCATTGGACAAAATGTACCACCCTTTGGACAGAATGTTCCATTCGAGCATCAAAATGCGTTTCCTGGGCAGTTTCAAAGGCCTGAACAAAGGTTTGATATGCCCCAGGGTCCAGGATTCTCCGGCCCATCCGCCCCTGCTGTGCAGGGATTTCCTAACCAACTTCCAAGACCCGCTGGACCTTACTTTGACGATAAAAATCCGCAAGGACCTGGATTTGGTCACTTTAATATGcctgttggaaatctacagtcgAATGCCCAG TTTCCGCATTTGGACGGTATGGCCCAGCCCGCACCTTTTACCCAAGAACCTCTAACATCAGCTCAGATGCCGAACGCTGGAGGATTTGCACCCAACCAGCCAG GCTCTGCATTTCCCAATCCAGAAAACCACTTGGGACAACTGGATGTCAATGAACTGTTCTCCAAGCTGCTTTCCACAGGAATCCTTAAACTATCTCAGACTGAAAGTGCTTCCTCTC AAGCAACCGAAACCTCGACCCAATCCACacacgaggaggaggaagacgacCCCTCGGAGGATCCCGATATTCCTGACCTCACTGGCTTTGCTTTAGAAGATCTGAAACA GCGCTACGAGAGTGTAATAACCCGTctgtacaccggcatccagtgctACTCCTGTGGGATGAGATTCACCAAGTCCCAGACCGATGTCTATGCCGATCACTTAGACTGGCATTACCGACAAAACCGAACGGAGAAGGACGTCAGCCGGAAGATAACCCACCGCCGCTGGTACTACAGCCTCAAG gaCTGGATAGAATTTGAGGAAATAGCTGACTTGGAGGAAAGGGCTAAAAGTCAGTTCTTTGAGAAGGTCCATGAGGAGGTTATCTTAAAAACTCAGGAGGCGGCAAAGGAGAAGGAGTTTCAGAGCGTGCCGGCCGGGCCCGCGGGGGCAGATGAG ATTTGTGACATTTGCAAGGAGCAGTTTGAACAGTAttgggatgaggaggaggaggagtggcaTCTAAAGAACGCCATGCGAGTCAATGAAAAG ATTTTCCATCCGTCGTGTTACGAAGACTATAAGAAT aCGTCCTCCTTTTTAGACTGCTCGCCGTCCCCTAGTAAAACTCTCCTAGAGAACCCTCTGAACGCCATGTTAAGACTGGTCAAAGAGGAAGTGGCAGACACTTCCGACACCGCGGTCAGAGTCAAGGAGGAGCCCGACGCCGAGGCAGCCAGTCACTGCGCCGAAACCATACCTCTATTAACGGAGATCAAACCAGAACCCGACGCTCCGGTGTAA
- the PCF11 gene encoding pre-mRNA cleavage complex 2 protein Pcf11 isoform X1 — translation MAADDAREDACRDYQSSLEDLTFNSKPHINMLTILAEENVQFARDIVTLIEAQIAKAPSTEKLPVMYLMDSIVKNVGRDYLAAFAKNIVSTFVNVFEKVDENTRKSLFKLRSTWDDLFPSKKLYTLDLRVNQHDPAWPVKPLPPNVNSPSIHVNPKFLNKSDEAPTSASPPPKSTSKTASKSTARAPPVSSEVPKPVLSQEQVIRQQLLLKQKQLLELQQKKLELELEQTKAQLASSSSSAPVPTKPQVLPEVPLLPPKAPLLPTPTHNEKERVSLPPPPGDKSAVPTRDPRLNRSSQHSTHTKDQGSKKEVKANQHSSEPKPAKPVAIEKVSSSTRQEKNKSSDKIPKKEPSHSDHKGKSKSPSPMKAKLPHTKDAKSTPSDTRDADTSKRDPRLRKHLRDKADDKPDEVKEKRRNVDKKEDHKSSEHRPSANRNKMANGMQKSDAGVNDSEKPATKPGRTPARKRSRSRSPKTRSPVLSPKRRDRRSPAKRRQRSLSPIPSLLKIGKVRQPVGKGSHTEEFPSSTREERSKRIPKIDPRDNRRPKKTSEERQQDPATQTSTRSNSEPKENVENWQESKSGKRWRQGWEDNKASQSGDHHQGNRTPHARHRDSWPNKGILSPRTPKQQAWLSADANLKIPKELTSASKGELLKKANDRLAMGEITQDEFLVVAHQIRQLFQYQEEKRRSGGWDSPTEDAKGSGRKKPLLSNAELNYYQHKAKLRRTQVPHFMEQGFMDIEDMDFDGRESELEELIQSRMSPGARPLQDDLVHDGLRRHDDRELSKGLREDQRSSYNEPFPLNRSRYNESEQTFTDDKTLIGKDNLQHVGLHEERRPLLETPALLPVSRDVPVGKAFEDPINVLNPRSDSPAKPCGIFDSTSGQRTDPLFENEMVDAPRYEKLPGQPANQPMQRFEGQNTINNPPINSQRMEVLQGQPLGPQRFEGPQGRHLGAQRYEGGPGQPGGPLRFEGVQQVGGSRFEGGLGPQRFDNGSGPQNFDGHQRFDGPQRFEGPQRFDGGLGPQRFDGPPRPLLQQRFDGPQCNPMRFEQPMRFDTVSGQPMGAVHFDGPHGPRFDNTLGPRFDGPPSQRFDGPPGPRFDGQQGPRFDGPPGARFDHGPGPQPLMRFDGPMGQNVPRFDNPQVHRFENQPPHMARYDIPGQPGQRFDGPPGHQTPPRFDGPMQMQPRFDGMMPQRFDGPNQQPRFDVPVVHPGPRFDNLNPQPIGQNVPPFGQNVPFEHQNAFPGQFQRPEQRFDMPQGPGFSGPSAPAVQGFPNQLPRPAGPYFDDKNPQGPGFGHFNMPVGNLQSNAQFPHLDGMAQPAPFTQEPLTSAQMPNAGGFAPNQPGSAFPNPENHLGQLDVNELFSKLLSTGILKLSQTESASSQATETSTQSTHEEEEDDPSEDPDIPDLTGFALEDLKQRYESVITRLYTGIQCYSCGMRFTKSQTDVYADHLDWHYRQNRTEKDVSRKITHRRWYYSLKDWIEFEEIADLEERAKSQFFEKVHEEVILKTQEAAKEKEFQSVPAGPAGADEICDICKEQFEQYWDEEEEEWHLKNAMRVNEKIFHPSCYEDYKNTSSFLDCSPSPSKTLLENPLNAMLRLVKEEVADTSDTAVRVKEEPDAEAASHCAETIPLLTEIKPEPDAPV, via the exons GTGGACGAGAACACTAGGAAAAGTCTGTTTAAATTGCGGTCCACATGGGATGACCTTTTTCCATCCAAAAAACTGTACACCCTTGACTTGCGGGTCAATCAACACGACCCGGCGTGGCCCGTCAAACCTTTACCTCCAAATGTGAACTCGCCCAGTATCCATGTGAACCCTAAATTCCTTAACAAA TCAGATGAAGCTCCTACAAGTGCATCCCCCCCACCAAAATCcacatcaaaaactgcatcaaaatccacagcTCGCGCCCCTCCTGTTAGTTCTGAGGTACCAAAGCCTGTGCTATCCCAGGAGCAGGTCATACGGCAGCAGCTGTTGTTGAAGCAGAAACAGTTGTtagaactgcagcaaaaaaagctagaACTGGAATTGGAACAGACAAAGGCACAACTG GCAAGCAGTTCAAGTTCTGCTCCAGTACCTACAAAGCCCCAGGTATTGCCTGAGGTTCCTCTCCTGCCTCCAAAGGCTCCATTGCTGCCTACCCCTACTCATAATGAAAAGGAAAGAGTATCGCTCCCTCCACCGCCAGGCGATAAGTCTGCAGTGCCAACCAGAGATCCTCGACTGAACAGAAGCAGTCAGCATTCAACACATACTAAGGATCAAGGATCTAAAAAAGAAGTCAAAGCAAACCAACATTCGTCTGAGCCTAAACCCGCAAAACCTGTCGCCATTGAGAAGGTAAGCTCCTCGACGAGACAAGAAAAGAACAAATCGAGTGATAAGATCCCTAAAAAGGAACCTTCACATTCAGACCATAAAGGTAAATCCAAGTCCCCTTCTCCCATGAAAGCCAAATTACCTCACACAAAGGATGCAAAGTCTACGCCTTCCGATACAAGAGACGCCGACACCAGTAAGCGAGATCCGAGGCTTCGCAAGCACCTGCGTGATAAAGCAGACGACAAGCCTGACGAAGTAAAGGAAAAAAGGCGAAACGTAGACAAAAAAGAGGATCACAAATCTTCAGAGCATCGTCCGTCTGCAAacaggaacaagatggctaaTGGGATGCAGAAAAGTGACGCCGGTGTGAACGACTCTGAAAAACCAGCTACAAAACCCGGCAGAACCCCTGCCCGAAAGCGATCTCGCTCCCGCTCCCCAAAGACTCGATCTCCAGTGCTGTCACCCAAAAGGAGAGATAGGAGATCACCGGCAAAGAGACGGCAAAGGAGCCTATCCCCAATTCCCTCACTACTAAAAATCGGCAAGGTGCGGCAGCCTGTTGGGAAAGGGTCTCATACAGAAGAGTTTCCATCAAGTACACGCGAAGAGAGGAGTAAAAGGATCCCCAAAATAGATCCTCGGGACAATAGGAGGCCAAAGAAAACCTCTGAAGAGAGACAGCAGGACCCGGCCACGCAGACCTCTACAAGGTCCAACTCCGAGCCCAAAGAAAATGTGGAGAACTGGCAGGAATCGAAATCTGGCAAAAGATGGAGACAGGGCTGGGAAGACAATAAAGC ATCACAAAGTGGAGATCACCATCAGGGGAACAGGACCCCACATGCCAGACATCGGGACAGCTGGCCCAACAAGGGCATCCTCTCACCGCGGACCCCAAAGCAACAGGCGTGGCTAAGTGCGGATGCCAATCTAAAGATTCCTAAGGAATTGACCAGCGCAAGCAAAGGAGAGTTACTGAAGAAG GCAAATGATCGACTGGCCATGGGGGAAATCACTCAGGACGAGTTCCTGGTTGTGGCTCATCAAATCCGACAACTTTTCCAATATCAAGAAGAGAAGCGGCGGTCCGGCGGATGGGACAGTCCCACAGAGGACGCCAAAGGCAGTGGGAGGAAGAAGCCGCTGCTTTCTAACGCAGAGTTAAATTATTACCAGCATAAAGCAAAGCTGAGGAGAACGCAGGTTCCGCACTTCATGGAACAAGGCTTTATGGATATAGAGGATATGGATTTCGATGGGCGAGAAAGCGAGCTGGAAGAATTAATTCAAAGCCGTATGTCGCCTGGAGCGAGGCCTCTCCAAGATGACCTAGTGCATGACGGCCTCAGGAGACACGATGACAGAGAGCTTTCTAAAG GCTTAAGAGAAGACCAGAGGTCGTCCTACAATGAACCATTCCCACTCAATAGGTCCAGATACAACGAATCCGAGCAGACTTTTACAGACGACAAAACACTAATCGGAAAAGACAACCTACAACATGTTGGCTTACACGAAGAGAGAAGACCTCTGCTTGAGACCCCTGCACTGTTACCTGTCAGCAGAGATGTCCCAGTTGGTAAAGCATTTGAAGATCCCATCAATGTGTTAAATCCAAGGTCGGATTCTCCTGCGAAACCCTGTGGAATATTTGACAGTACGTCAGGGCAGAGGACAGACCCGCTTTTTGAGAATGAAATGGTAGATGCCCCAAGATATGAGAAATTACCGGGGCAACCTGCAAACCAACCCATGCAGCGATTTGAAGGACAAAATACAATTAATAATCCACCGATCAACAGCCAAAGGATGGAAGTTCTACAAGGTCAGCCTTTAGGTCCTCAGAGATTTGAAGGACCCCAGGGCAGACATTTGGGAGCTCAAAGGTATGAGGGTGGCCCTGGTCAACCAGGAGGACCATTGCGATTTGAAGGCGTGCAGCAAGTGGGCGGGTCAAGATTTGAAGGCGGTTTAGGCCCACAAAGATTTGATAACGGATCTGGACCACAGAATTTCGACGGCCATCAAAGGTTCGATGGTCCGCAACGGTTTGAAGGGCCCCAGAGATTTGATGGTGGATTAGGACCTCAGAGATTCGATGGGCCTCCCAGACCTTTGCTGCAGCAGAGGTTCGATGGTccacaatgcaatcctatgaggTTTGAGCAACCAATGCGATTTGACACAGTCAGCGGGCAACCTATGGGTGCGGTGCACTTTGATGGGCCACACGGTCCAAGGTTTGACAACACTCTGGGCCCTAGATTTGATGGGCCACCTAGTCAAAGGTTCGATGGGCCTCCTGGTCCTAGATTTGATGGGCAGCAAGGTCCCAGATTTGACGGCCCTCCAGGTGCAAGGTTCGATCATGGACCTGGTCCCCAACCTTTAATGCGATTTGATGGACCAATGGGGCAGAACGTACCAAGATTTGATAACCCTCAAGTACATCGATTTGAGAACCAGCCACCTCACATGGCAAGATATGATATCCCTGGGCAGCCAGGTCAAAGATTTGATGGTCCTCCTGGACACCAGACTCCACCAAGATTTGATGGACCGATGCAAATGCAGCCACGCTTTGATGGAATGATGCCTCAACGGTTTGACGGTCCAAATCAGCAGCCCCGATTTGATGTGCCCGTGGTACACCCCGGTCCTCGCTTTGACAACCTAAATCCTCAACCCATTGGACAAAATGTACCACCCTTTGGACAGAATGTTCCATTCGAGCATCAAAATGCGTTTCCTGGGCAGTTTCAAAGGCCTGAACAAAGGTTTGATATGCCCCAGGGTCCAGGATTCTCCGGCCCATCCGCCCCTGCTGTGCAGGGATTTCCTAACCAACTTCCAAGACCCGCTGGACCTTACTTTGACGATAAAAATCCGCAAGGACCTGGATTTGGTCACTTTAATATGcctgttggaaatctacagtcgAATGCCCAG TTTCCGCATTTGGACGGTATGGCCCAGCCCGCACCTTTTACCCAAGAACCTCTAACATCAGCTCAGATGCCGAACGCTGGAGGATTTGCACCCAACCAGCCAG GCTCTGCATTTCCCAATCCAGAAAACCACTTGGGACAACTGGATGTCAATGAACTGTTCTCCAAGCTGCTTTCCACAGGAATCCTTAAACTATCTCAGACTGAAAGTGCTTCCTCTC AAGCAACCGAAACCTCGACCCAATCCACacacgaggaggaggaagacgacCCCTCGGAGGATCCCGATATTCCTGACCTCACTGGCTTTGCTTTAGAAGATCTGAAACA GCGCTACGAGAGTGTAATAACCCGTctgtacaccggcatccagtgctACTCCTGTGGGATGAGATTCACCAAGTCCCAGACCGATGTCTATGCCGATCACTTAGACTGGCATTACCGACAAAACCGAACGGAGAAGGACGTCAGCCGGAAGATAACCCACCGCCGCTGGTACTACAGCCTCAAG gaCTGGATAGAATTTGAGGAAATAGCTGACTTGGAGGAAAGGGCTAAAAGTCAGTTCTTTGAGAAGGTCCATGAGGAGGTTATCTTAAAAACTCAGGAGGCGGCAAAGGAGAAGGAGTTTCAGAGCGTGCCGGCCGGGCCCGCGGGGGCAGATGAG ATTTGTGACATTTGCAAGGAGCAGTTTGAACAGTAttgggatgaggaggaggaggagtggcaTCTAAAGAACGCCATGCGAGTCAATGAAAAG ATTTTCCATCCGTCGTGTTACGAAGACTATAAGAAT aCGTCCTCCTTTTTAGACTGCTCGCCGTCCCCTAGTAAAACTCTCCTAGAGAACCCTCTGAACGCCATGTTAAGACTGGTCAAAGAGGAAGTGGCAGACACTTCCGACACCGCGGTCAGAGTCAAGGAGGAGCCCGACGCCGAGGCAGCCAGTCACTGCGCCGAAACCATACCTCTATTAACGGAGATCAAACCAGAACCCGACGCTCCGGTGTAA